From Nicotiana tabacum cultivar K326 chromosome 22, ASM71507v2, whole genome shotgun sequence, one genomic window encodes:
- the LOC107821523 gene encoding 11S globulin seed storage protein 2-like yields MAVTTRVLLALLLSTFLLSATNAVRDYQGRQAGQRGERGTRLTDAQQCRLTRLTASQPTNRIESEGGVTELWDENEEQFQCAGVAPMRSVIRRNSLSLPNFHPMRRLVYIERGQGLIGITYPGCAETFQSQSQTFQAGREPREERGQGRRSDQHQKVHRIRQGDVVALPAGAAHWCYNDGEEELVAVSVNDLNHRSNQLDQNLRAFYLAGGVPESGRQQTQAGQRLQSRQRFQNIFRAFDTVLMAEAFNIPAEIVRRMQEEQSERGLIVNVREGMRMIRPDEEEGEFEEEQGRPRRGQQWWEEATGNGLEENICTMKIRTNVEHRTQADIFSRQAGKINHVNRQKLPILKYMDMSASKGTLYPNALMTPHWSVNGHCVVYVQRGEAQVQVVDHSGQQVMNDRVNQGEMFVVPQYFASTVRAGQNGLEFVVWRTSSEPMNSQLAGYTSVIRAMPVEVLSNAYQISPNEAQRLKTNRGGESFLLSPQRRSF; encoded by the exons ATGGCGGTCACTACTAGGGTCCTCTTAGCTTTACTCCTCTCTACTTTTCTCTTGTCTGCAACAAATGCAGTTAGAGATTATCAGGGTCGGCAAGCTGGTCAGCGGGGTGAGAGAGGCACTCGTCTAACTGATGCCCAACAATGCCGTTTAACAAGGCTCACTGCCAGCCAGCCCACTAACCGAATTGAGTCAGAGGGCGGCGTCACTGAGCTGTGGGACGAGAACGAGGAGCAATTCCAGTGCGCTGGAGTTGCTCCCATGAGGAGTGTTATCCGACGCAACTCCCTTTCTCTGCCTAATTTCCATCCCATGCGTCGCTTGGTTTACATTGAGCGTGGCCAGGGATTGATTGGCATTACTTACCCTGGCTGTGCTGAGACTTTCCAGTCTCAGTCCCAGACCTTCCAGGCTGGCCGAGAGCCAAGGGAAGAGAGGGGCCAAGGCCGCAGAAGTGACCAACACCAGAAGGTTCACCGCATTCGTCAAGGTGATGTCGTGGCACTTCCAGCTGGCGCTGCTCATTGGTGCTATAATGATGGTGAGGAAGAGCTTGTCGCCGTCTCTGTCAACGACCTCAACCACCGCTCCAACCAGCTTGATCAGAACTTGAGG GCATTCTACTTGGCTGGTGGAGTACCAGAAAGTGGAAGGCAACAAACTCAAGCAGGCCAAAGACTACAGAGCAGGCAGAGGTTCCAGAACATTTTCCGTGCTTTCGACACAGTACTGATGGCTGAGGCCTTCAACATCCCAGCCGAGATTGTAAGGAGGATGCAAGAAGAGCAGAGCGAACGTGGACTAATTGTAAATGTTAGGGAAGGAATGAGAATGATTAGGCCcgacgaagaagaaggagaattcGAAGAAGAGCAAGGGCGACCACGACGAGGACAACAATGGTGGGAGGAAGCAACCGGAAATGGCTTGGAAGAAAACATTTGCACAATGAAAATCCGCACCAACGTTGAACATCGAACACAAGCTGACATCTTCTCAAGACAAGCCGGCAAAATTAACCATGTCAATCGCCAAAAACTTCCCATCCTTAAATACATGGACATGAGTGCCTCCAAAGGCACCCTCTATCCG AATGCATTGATGACCCCACATTGGTCAGTGAACGGCCACTGCGTGGTGTACGTGCAAAGAGGAGAGGCACAAGTGCAAGTAGTAGACCACAGTGGGCAACAAGTGATGAACGACAGAGTGAACCAGGGAGAGATGTTTGTGGTTCCTCAGTACTTCGCTTCCACAGTGAGAGCAGGACAGAATGGACTTGAATTTGTGGTGTGGAGGACAAGCAGTGAACCTATGAACAGCCAACTTGCTGGTTACACATCAGTGATTAGAgccatgcctgttgaggtccTCTCCAACGCTTACCAGATTTCTCCGAATGAAGCACAGCGCTTGAAGACGAACAGGGGTGGAGAGAGCTTCCTCCTATCTCCCCAGCGAAGGTCCTTCTAA
- the LOC142176082 gene encoding protein FAR1-RELATED SEQUENCE 7-like, which yields MIRDFQIYGHDVVSFDTTYRTNKEYRPLALFVGLNNHREMVVFGATLLYEETTEAFEWLFTVFCRAMSANKPQTFITDQDPAICLTVSLFFKHFQRAVDDKRANENKSNFDMTQRIPILKVKLPLLIHAREIYIATIFDLFEKEWEKSLLVSINGFHEEGEFCKYNVSTHGSRREHLVAVKCSTKVVSCSCKFFEFSGVLCGHAIKILDTLNVKDKIPNHYILKRWTKDVTNLVAMEIKMFTERSDPKVEVSTRYRHLCQTLVQIASEASESREGYELVAEYSNEIIAKLKEVKIKNESHESPPVLSKDLHDETIFVDSANVTKVTGLKKK from the exons ATGATAAGGGATTTTCAGATTTATGGTCATGATGTTGTATCATTTGACACAACATATAGAACAAATAAGGAGTATCGACCATTGGCTTTGTTTGTTGGATTAAATAATCACAGGGAAATGGTTGTATTTGGTGCTACCCTTTTATATGAAGAAACAACTGAAGCATTTGAATGGCTTTTTACTGTATTTTGTAGAGCTATGTCTGCAAATAAGCCACAAACATTCATCACAGATCAAGATCCTGCAATATGTTTAACAGTCTCATTG TTCTTTAAGCATTTTCAAAGAGCTGTTGATGATAAGCGTGCTAATGAAAATAAGTCAAATTTTGACATGACCCAACGAATACCTATTTTAAAGGTTAAGCTTCCTTTATTGATCCATGCGAGAGAAATATATATTGCAACCATATTTGATTTGTTCGAAAAAGAGTGGGAAAAGTCATTACTTGTCTCTATAAATGGCTTTCATGAGGAAGGAGAATTCTGTAAATACAATGTTAGCACGCATGGAAGTCGCAGAGAGCATTTAGTAGCAGTGAAGTGCTCAACAAAAGTAGTCTCTTGCAGTTGCAAATTTTTCGAATTTTCGGGTGTACTATGTGGACATGCTATAAAGATTCTGGACACATTAAATGTCAAGGATAAGATTCCGAACCATTATATATTAAAAAGGTGGACAAAAGATGTTACCAACTTGGTTGCAATGGAGATTAAAATGTTTACCGAAAGAAGTGATCCAAAAGTTGAAGTTAGTACAAGGTATAGACATTTATGCCAAACTCTTGTCCAAATTGCAAGTGAAGCTTCAGAATCAAGAGAAGGATATGAGCTGGTTGCAGAGTATTCCAACGAGATAATTGCAAAGTTAAaggaagtaaaaataaaaaatgaatctCATGAAAGTCCACCAGTTCTAAGCAAAGATCTTCATGATGAGACAATATTTGTTGACAGTGCAAATGTCACAAAGGTGACagggttaaagaagaagtaa